A section of the Mustelus asterias unplaced genomic scaffold, sMusAst1.hap1.1 HAP1_SCAFFOLD_396, whole genome shotgun sequence genome encodes:
- the LOC144486559 gene encoding zona pellucida sperm-binding protein 3-like yields the protein MATTGFFTGWNEAQRKLEEQQLLFRMDSRQHSGLSSEFNNFTSDSPPSFRLFCCFHLFPGHRFPWIIVKATPRPQTFPPPGPPFDSHFRVSEGQGVSPVQSVRVQCGEDKLLVRVQLDLFGTRHLVKAADLTLGTAGCRPTRIYSQNHTVLFDYGLHECGSRLQMTGDFLIYSTHLSHSPEYHGSVIVRTNGAVVPIECRYFRKGNVSSNPIKPTWIPFSSTRSGEGHLSFSLRLMNGDWLTERTSTVYYLGELIHIEASVSMSNHMVLKLYIDRCVATLRPDKDSSPRYSIIDYNGCLLDSKAEDSFSTFVLPGDERESDKLRFDLDAFRFFGDERSLIFITCHLKVVPVDRRDSRNKACTLQKMQNVWTPLEESSFDICACCHVGNCGATRDLGFGSRGRRDLAAEAGVESEVVLIVTLTVTAVSLIFASLITLFLYRKHKQTLFNQSSNDQ from the exons GGTTGgaatgaagctcaacgcaaactggaggaacagcagctcCTCTTTCGAATGGACTCTCGGCAGCATTCTGGACTCAgctctgagttcaacaatttcacatCAGACTCTCCACCTTCATTCCGGCTTTTCTGCTGCTTTCATTTG TTTCCAGGCCACAGGTTTCCATGGATAATAGTCAAAGCCACCCCGAGGCctcagacattccctcctcctgggCCTCCCTTTGATTCCCATTTCCGTGTGTCTGAGGGTCAAGGTGTGTCtccagtgcagagtgtgagggtgcagtgtggaGAGGACAAGCTGCTGGTCAGGGTCCAGCTGGATTTATTTGGAACCAGGCACCTGGTTAAAGCTGCTGATCTGACCCTGGGGACAGCAGGTTGTCGGCCAACCAGGATCTACTCTCAGAATCACACCGTCCTCTTTGACTATGGACTCCATGAGTGTGGCagcagattgcag atgactgGAGATTTCCTGATCTACAGCACCCACCTGAGCCACAGCCCAGAGTATCATGGATCTGTTATTGTGAGAACCAATGGAGCGGTCGTTCCCATTGAGTGTCGTTATTTTAG GAAGGGCAATGTGAGCAGTAACCCCATCAAGCCCACCTGGATCCCATTCAGCTCCACCAGGTCTGGAGAAGGGCATCTGTCATTCTCACTGCGCCTAATGAATG GTGACTGGCTTACAGAGCGCACTTCGACTGTCTACTACCTGGGTGAGCTCATTCACATTGAGGCCTCTGTTTCAATGAGCAACCACATGGTCCTGAAGCTCTACATTGACCGCTGTGTAGCTACATTGAGGCCAGACAAGGACTCCAGCCCGAGATACAGCATCATTGACTACAATGG CTGCCTCCTGGACAGCAAAGCTGAGGACTCCTTTTCAACCTTTGTGTTGCCAGGAGACGAGCGGGAGTCGGACAAACTCCGCTTTGACCTGGATGCCTTCCGTTTCTTTGGAGATGAGCGTTCCTTG ATTTTCATCACCTGTCACCTGAAAGTTGTTCCAGTGGATCGGAGAGATTCCAGGAACAAAGCTTGTACTTTGCAGAAGATGCAGAATGT CTGGACCCCATTGGAGGAATCGAGCTTTGACATTTGTGCCTGTTGCCATGTGGGGAACTGTGGGGCCACAAGGGATTTGGGATTTGGAtccagaggaaggagagatcttgCAGCTGAAGCTG GTGTGGAGTCTGAGGTGGTCCTGATTGTGACCCTGACTGTGACAGCTGTCTCTCTGATCTTTGCTTCATTGATCACCTTGTTCCTGTACAGGAAACACAAACAAACTCTGTTCAACCAGTCATCAAATGATCAATAA